The following are encoded in a window of Castanea sativa cultivar Marrone di Chiusa Pesio chromosome 9, ASM4071231v1 genomic DNA:
- the LOC142611233 gene encoding GDSL esterase/lipase At5g03610-like — translation MYTQKLIFSVLCFFLLFLLSGEEQVVQARLTHHHHHHHHHHHHRLFDFRPSKLFVFGDSYADTGNNRKSEASSWKYPYGITFPGKPAGRFSDGRVLTDYLAKFMGVKSPIPYRWRKLGVKYLKYGMNFAHGGTGVFNTSVADPKMTIQIDFFQELIKTNVFNASNMESSVALVTLAGNDYSAYNVRNGSAQGYPSFITSVVNQLKVNLKRIHGLGVKKIAVTALEPLGCLPSSTATSSFQQCNGTENSLVSFHNLLLQQAVAKLNKETRASTFVILDLYDSFMTVFKNKGDHLGSTKFENPLKPCCGGISSEYSCGSEDKNGTKKYTICDDPKSAFFWDSAHPTQEGWRAVYSALQATLEQL, via the exons ATGTACACCCAAAAGCTCATCTTCTCTGTTCTCTGCTTTTTCCTCTTGTTCCTTCTCTCAG GGGAGGAACAAGTGGTACAAGCACGTTTAACtcatcaccatcaccaccaccaccaccaccaccatcaccgtCTCTTTGATTTTCGTCCGTCAAAGCTCTTTGTCTTTGGAGATTCCTACGCTGACACTGGCAACAACAGGAAATCCGAAGCTAGCTCTTGGAAATACCCTTATGGAATTACTTTTCCTGGAAAACCGGCTGGTCGTTTCTCAGATGGCCGTGTCCTCACCGATTACCTTG CTAAGTTCATGGGTGTGAAGTCTCCAATTCCATACAGATGGAGGAAACTCGGGGTCAAGTACTTGAAATATGGCATGAACTTTGCTCATGGAGGCACGGGTGTGTTCAATACGTCAGTTGCGGACCCAAAAATGACCATCCAGATTGATTTCTTCCAAGAACTCATCAAAACTAACGTGTTTAACGCTTCAAACATGGAGTCCTCTGTGGCACTTGTCACCCTCGCTGGTAATGACTACAGTGCTTACAATGTCAGAAATGGGTCTGCTCAG GGTTATCCATCCTTCATTACCTCAGTGGTCAATCAACTTAAAGTTAACTTGAAACGCATTCATGGCTTGGGAGTTAAGAAAATAGCCGTGACAGCCTTAGAGCCTTTGGGATGTCTACCTTCGAGCACGGCCACCTCCTCATTCCAACAATGCAACGGAACTGAAAACTCGCTTGTGAGTTTCCACAACCTTTTGTTGCAGCAAGCTGTGGCAAAGTTGAACAAAGAAACCAGAGCTTCTACTTTCGTCATTCTTGATCTTTATGACTCGTTCATGACCGTATTCAAGAACAAAGGAGACCACCTAG GAAGTACAAAGTTTGAGAACCCACTGAAACCATGTTGTGGTGGAATAAGCAGTGAATATTCCTGTGGAAGTGAAGATAAGAATGGGACCAAGAAATATACAATTTGTGACGACCCCAAATCAGCATTCTTTTGGGACTCAGCTCATCCTACACAGGAAGGATGGCGTGCTGTGTATTCAGCTTTGCAAGCCACTCTTGAGCAACTTTAA